The following proteins are encoded in a genomic region of Pseudomonas sp. Os17:
- a CDS encoding response regulator transcription factor has product MGSVLIIDDHPVIRMAVRILLEHEGYQIIGETDNGVDALQMVRECEPSLVILDICIPKLDGLELLERLSNMHPSMRILVLTAQSAALFASRCMRAGASGYVCKCEDLSELLSAVKAICNGYNYFPSQALHLDRAALGATLELAQFNSLSDRELMVLQLFAMGQTNKEIATGMFLSHKTVSTYKKRIMQKLATTSMNELVDMAKRNELI; this is encoded by the coding sequence ATGGGCTCAGTACTTATCATTGACGATCATCCCGTGATACGCATGGCGGTGCGTATTCTGCTGGAGCACGAGGGGTATCAGATCATTGGTGAAACCGATAATGGCGTGGATGCCCTGCAGATGGTCCGCGAATGCGAACCCAGCCTGGTCATCCTCGATATCTGCATCCCGAAGCTCGATGGCCTGGAGCTGCTGGAGCGCTTGAGCAACATGCACCCATCCATGCGCATCCTGGTGCTTACGGCCCAGTCCGCGGCCCTGTTTGCCAGTCGCTGCATGCGCGCCGGGGCCAGTGGCTATGTGTGCAAGTGCGAAGACCTGAGCGAACTGCTCAGTGCCGTCAAGGCCATTTGCAACGGCTACAACTACTTTCCCAGCCAGGCCCTGCACCTTGACCGGGCCGCCCTGGGAGCAACTTTGGAGTTGGCCCAATTCAACTCCTTGAGTGATCGGGAGTTGATGGTTCTGCAACTTTTCGCCATGGGCCAGACCAATAAGGAAATTGCCACGGGCATGTTTCTCAGCCACAAGACCGTCAGCACTTACAAGAAACGCATCATGCAGAAACTGGCTACCACCTCGATGAATGAACTGGTGGACATGGCCAAGCGCAATGAACTGATATGA
- a CDS encoding hemagglutinin repeat-containing protein has protein sequence MPDNTHRFNLSPQGRLRWTIAGLLLVSHLPLALAGGITVVEGPGGTPQLQNQGGVPIVNIVAPNAGGLSHNQFLDYNVGQQGVVLNNALQAGQSQLAGQLAANQQLHGQAASVILNEVISRNASQLNGAQEIFGRAADFVLANPNGISVNGGSFINTPNANLVVGRPELQDGKLQGLNTQDARGQLDIHGGGLRNAEGSINLIAPRIDSKGSLAARDQLNVTVGRNQLDYPSGKVLKVDPTSHTQDQRIDASLFGAMQAGRINIVSTAEGAGVRVGAVQVDGRDGVKLTSAGDLDIRGQAVDNSLDAVRAGVRSQGDIELHGAKDLTLAATDVSGRNVKLDAGRNLTLSSIESRKLQEKRQQWDKSTIGITWETYDATQTDSETRQHGNKVLAQHDAELKSGANTRIQGSSVEAGHNLNAQSGGDLQLTAATETHTQRDQGQHRKHLWKENWDNASSQQRSVTSQLKSGQQLQLDSRQKLRLEGAELHSKGDIQLAAKDVDITSASRQQSQSNQHYSGDLVGGGFFGKNADGDQGKTENQGSKVNADGKLIVRADSVRISGSQARGATQASVISNKGSLTIDGVQDTSHRNSHSKDSKFFGITKDESRQQSKGSTTVGSQVRSDSNLKLQSAEDLTISGSQVAAAGALDASAKGTVKVVAAEDTRHDSSSTQKRGFDAYAKENAPGTGQYRAGVRYQDEQRNDSSDSTRQQASSLTGGTLAVTVGEDLKVQGSDLAATAGDASLSGKNVQLLAADNTTAKHSDSTTTGGGFYYTGGLDRAGNGLEVAHTSSQDSSSKSTAQTSNIAASGNLTINAGNRLTTEGAQVKAGGALQVNAAEIDNQAAHNRESSSHKENNWAVDVGANVEYKGVTRPIEKAIQGVAQRKFHQPGVLDALEQPNVGLDVDVSHQNRQRNESASTAVVSQLSGGQVTVKADGQLKDQGTQYRATDGALKIDAGSLLASAASDTQSSSEQAVDAKVGVRVYTNTGEDLNIRGSGAGGSSNVTSSSEKAQVGSYAGSQGVDIKVGGDARFEGSQFNGGQGGVDLKSGGQLALNQANDRQSNSNSSLRGDASLTLGTTPGSSGTNLNVGAGLQLDHKGLEQQDSQARVASIQGQGPVNLKSASDLTLQGTQIGNAARPAGDITLDAGGKLDLQAAVDTHHSQGSNLGGGLTAGGSKTSSEQSSGKSVNLSANFNIGRVNENDQSQRGAQLYSQGQVRLASAAEGDSAIHLQGTRIDAAKVVLDAAQGGIYQESAQSTQVHNNWGLTLGAGGSMGKTTLADAGEHDSPKVDRGINARAKIDVDQRQNTTQHNSLIKADQVTLNSAGNVHLAGANIDAQRLDGAIGGNLDIESRQDRLRSTQVNIDAKLEVAKNQPGLVDKLAKPAGPLKDDLKAKAEKGFDQHREKLENAVDKSVDKLGSAKDNLVAKASDAKERLGEKLSRSGSYDVNPEPRGAFGNGVDKAKNYLADKADAVGNRFSSLKERFWPKTSDSYSVSEKNTTGSKVSNTAEGVLFGDKSGQTSYTPTLNLNVSHESKNRVEQASGISTQQGVNLKVSGETQLTGARIGASEGRVELGGSKVSKTDLAGSELRVDVGANLSKSPVNIATGSVAELTRKQDDATRQDQAFNLGPLRIGGHTDSQLLQAGIDQKTP, from the coding sequence ATGCCTGACAACACTCACCGCTTCAACCTTTCGCCCCAGGGCAGATTGCGCTGGACCATCGCCGGCCTGCTGCTGGTATCCCATCTGCCCCTGGCCCTGGCCGGCGGGATCACCGTGGTCGAGGGCCCTGGCGGCACCCCGCAACTGCAGAACCAGGGCGGCGTGCCCATCGTCAACATCGTCGCGCCCAACGCCGGCGGCCTGTCCCACAACCAGTTCCTGGACTACAACGTCGGGCAACAGGGGGTGGTGCTGAACAACGCCCTGCAAGCCGGGCAGTCGCAACTGGCCGGGCAACTGGCGGCCAACCAGCAACTCCACGGCCAGGCGGCCAGCGTGATCCTCAACGAGGTGATCAGCCGCAACGCCTCGCAACTCAATGGCGCCCAGGAAATCTTCGGCCGCGCCGCCGACTTCGTGCTGGCCAACCCCAACGGCATCTCGGTCAATGGCGGCAGCTTCATCAACACCCCCAACGCCAACCTGGTGGTGGGTCGCCCGGAACTCCAGGACGGCAAGCTGCAGGGGCTCAACACCCAGGACGCCCGGGGCCAGCTGGATATCCACGGCGGCGGCCTGCGCAACGCCGAGGGCTCGATCAACCTGATCGCCCCACGCATCGACAGCAAAGGCAGCCTCGCCGCCCGGGACCAGTTGAACGTGACCGTGGGCCGCAATCAGCTCGACTACCCCAGCGGCAAGGTGCTGAAGGTCGACCCGACCAGCCACACCCAGGACCAGCGCATCGATGCCAGCCTGTTCGGCGCCATGCAGGCCGGGCGGATCAATATCGTCAGCACCGCTGAAGGTGCCGGGGTGCGCGTCGGCGCCGTCCAGGTGGACGGCCGCGACGGGGTCAAACTGACTTCCGCCGGTGACCTGGACATCCGCGGCCAGGCCGTGGACAACAGCCTCGACGCGGTTCGCGCCGGGGTGCGCAGCCAGGGCGATATCGAACTGCACGGCGCCAAGGACCTGACCCTGGCCGCCACCGACGTCAGCGGCCGCAACGTCAAGCTCGATGCCGGGCGCAACCTGACCCTGAGCAGCATCGAAAGCCGCAAGCTCCAGGAAAAACGCCAACAGTGGGACAAGAGCACCATCGGCATCACCTGGGAGACCTACGACGCTACCCAGACCGATAGCGAAACACGCCAGCACGGTAACAAGGTGCTGGCCCAGCATGACGCGGAGCTGAAATCCGGCGCCAATACCCGGATCCAGGGCAGCAGCGTCGAGGCTGGCCACAACCTCAACGCCCAGAGTGGCGGCGACCTGCAACTGACCGCCGCCACCGAAACCCACACCCAGCGCGACCAGGGCCAGCACCGCAAGCACCTGTGGAAGGAAAACTGGGACAACGCCAGCAGCCAGCAGCGCAGCGTCACCAGCCAGCTCAAGAGCGGCCAGCAACTGCAACTCGACAGCCGGCAGAAGCTGCGCCTTGAAGGCGCCGAGCTGCACAGCAAGGGCGACATCCAGCTGGCCGCCAAGGACGTCGACATCACCAGCGCCAGCCGCCAGCAGAGCCAGAGCAACCAGCATTACTCCGGCGACCTGGTGGGCGGTGGTTTCTTCGGCAAGAACGCCGACGGCGACCAGGGCAAGACCGAGAACCAGGGCAGCAAGGTCAACGCCGACGGCAAGCTGATCGTGCGTGCCGACAGCGTACGCATCAGCGGCAGCCAGGCCCGGGGCGCCACCCAGGCCAGCGTCATCAGTAACAAAGGCTCGCTGACCATCGACGGCGTGCAGGACACCTCCCATCGCAACAGCCACAGCAAGGACAGCAAGTTCTTCGGCATCACCAAGGACGAGAGCCGTCAGCAGAGCAAAGGCAGCACCACCGTCGGCAGCCAGGTGCGCTCGGACAGCAACCTGAAGTTGCAAAGTGCCGAGGACCTGACCATCAGCGGCTCCCAGGTCGCCGCTGCGGGAGCCCTGGACGCCAGCGCCAAGGGCACGGTCAAGGTCGTCGCAGCCGAAGACACCCGGCACGACAGCAGCAGCACCCAGAAGCGCGGCTTCGACGCCTACGCCAAGGAAAACGCCCCGGGCACCGGCCAGTACCGGGCCGGGGTGCGCTACCAGGATGAGCAGCGCAACGACAGCAGCGACAGCACCCGGCAACAGGCCTCCAGCCTCACTGGCGGCACCCTGGCGGTCACTGTCGGCGAGGACCTCAAGGTACAAGGCAGCGACCTTGCGGCCACGGCCGGCGATGCCAGCCTGAGCGGCAAGAATGTGCAGTTGCTGGCCGCGGACAACACCACCGCCAAGCACAGCGACAGCACCACCACCGGTGGCGGCTTCTACTACACCGGCGGCCTGGACCGCGCCGGCAATGGCCTGGAAGTGGCCCACACCAGCAGCCAGGACAGCAGCAGCAAGAGCACTGCCCAGACCAGCAACATCGCTGCCAGCGGCAACCTGACCATCAATGCCGGCAACCGCCTCACCACCGAAGGCGCCCAGGTCAAGGCTGGCGGTGCATTGCAGGTCAATGCAGCCGAAATCGACAACCAGGCCGCGCACAACCGCGAAAGCAGCAGCCACAAGGAGAACAACTGGGCGGTGGATGTCGGCGCCAACGTCGAATACAAGGGCGTCACCCGCCCCATCGAAAAAGCCATCCAGGGCGTGGCCCAGCGCAAGTTCCATCAGCCTGGGGTACTCGATGCCCTGGAACAGCCCAATGTCGGGCTCGATGTGGATGTCAGCCACCAAAACCGCCAGCGCAATGAAAGCGCCAGCACCGCCGTGGTCAGCCAGTTGAGCGGCGGCCAGGTCACGGTCAAGGCCGACGGCCAACTCAAGGACCAGGGCACCCAGTACCGCGCCACCGACGGCGCGCTGAAGATCGACGCCGGCAGCCTACTGGCCAGTGCCGCCAGCGATACCCAAAGCAGCAGCGAACAGGCCGTGGACGCCAAGGTTGGCGTGCGGGTCTACACCAACACCGGTGAAGACCTGAACATCCGTGGCAGCGGTGCCGGTGGCAGCAGCAACGTCACCAGCAGCTCCGAGAAGGCCCAGGTCGGCAGCTACGCAGGCAGCCAGGGCGTGGACATCAAGGTCGGTGGCGATGCCCGCTTCGAAGGCAGCCAGTTCAATGGTGGCCAGGGCGGCGTCGACCTCAAGAGCGGTGGCCAGTTGGCGCTGAATCAGGCCAACGACCGCCAGAGCAACAGCAACTCCAGCCTGCGTGGCGATGCCTCCCTGACCCTGGGCACCACTCCAGGTAGCAGCGGCACCAACCTCAATGTCGGTGCAGGCTTGCAACTGGATCACAAGGGCCTCGAACAGCAGGACAGCCAGGCGCGGGTCGCCAGCATCCAGGGCCAGGGACCGGTCAACCTCAAGAGTGCAAGCGACCTGACGCTGCAAGGCACGCAGATCGGCAACGCCGCGCGGCCGGCCGGCGATATCACCCTGGACGCCGGCGGCAAGCTCGACCTGCAAGCCGCGGTGGACACCCACCACAGCCAGGGCAGCAACCTCGGTGGCGGCCTCACGGCCGGTGGCAGCAAGACCAGCAGCGAGCAAAGCAGCGGCAAGAGCGTCAACCTCAGTGCCAACTTCAACATCGGCCGGGTCAATGAAAACGATCAGAGCCAGCGCGGCGCCCAGCTCTACAGCCAGGGCCAGGTACGCCTGGCCAGCGCCGCCGAGGGCGACAGCGCCATTCACCTGCAGGGCACGCGCATCGACGCCGCCAAGGTGGTGCTGGATGCGGCCCAGGGCGGCATCTATCAGGAGTCGGCGCAGTCCACCCAGGTCCACAACAACTGGGGCCTGACCCTGGGCGCCGGTGGCAGCATGGGCAAGACCACCCTGGCCGATGCCGGTGAGCACGACTCGCCGAAAGTCGATCGCGGGATCAATGCCCGGGCCAAGATCGACGTCGATCAGCGCCAGAACACGACTCAGCACAACAGCCTGATCAAGGCCGATCAGGTGACCCTCAACAGTGCCGGCAACGTGCATCTGGCCGGCGCCAACATCGACGCGCAACGCCTCGACGGTGCCATCGGTGGCAACCTCGACATCGAAAGCCGCCAGGACCGGCTGCGCAGCACCCAGGTCAATATCGACGCCAAGCTGGAAGTGGCGAAGAACCAGCCGGGGCTGGTGGACAAGCTGGCCAAGCCGGCCGGTCCGCTCAAGGACGACCTGAAGGCCAAGGCCGAAAAAGGCTTCGACCAGCACCGGGAAAAGCTGGAAAACGCCGTCGACAAGAGCGTCGACAAACTCGGCTCGGCGAAGGACAACCTGGTCGCCAAGGCCAGCGACGCCAAGGAGCGCCTGGGAGAAAAACTCAGCCGCAGCGGCAGCTACGACGTCAACCCCGAGCCACGCGGCGCCTTTGGCAACGGCGTGGACAAGGCCAAGAACTACCTGGCCGACAAGGCCGACGCCGTGGGCAATCGCTTTTCCAGCCTGAAGGAACGCTTCTGGCCGAAAACCAGCGACAGCTACTCGGTCAGCGAGAAGAACACCACCGGCAGCAAAGTTTCCAATACCGCTGAAGGCGTGCTGTTTGGCGACAAGAGCGGTCAGACCTCCTATACCCCGACCTTGAACCTGAACGTCAGCCACGAGAGCAAGAACCGCGTGGAACAGGCCTCGGGGATCAGTACCCAGCAGGGCGTCAACCTGAAGGTCAGCGGCGAAACCCAGCTCACCGGTGCGCGCATCGGGGCCAGCGAGGGTCGCGTCGAACTGGGGGGGTCCAAAGTCAGCAAAACCGACCTGGCCGGCTCGGAACTGCGCGTGGACGTCGGCGCCAACCTGTCCAAGTCACCGGTCAACATTGCCACCGGCAGCGTGGCCGAATTGACCCGCAAACAGGATGACGCCACCCGCCAGGACCAGGCGTTCAACCTCGGTCCGCTGCGGATCGGCGGCCATACCGACAGCCAGCTGCTGCAAGCCGGCATCGATCAGAAAACCCCATGA